ACCTGGATATCCAGAGTGGCGAGCTGGTGGCCTTGCTGGGCCCGTCCGGCTGCGGCAAGACCACCTTGCTGCGCATCATCGCCGGCCTGGAAACCCCGGATGCCGGCAGCATCGTGTTCCACGGCGAAGACGTGTCCGGCCACGATGTGCGGGATCGCAATGTCGGCTTCGTGTTCCAGCACTACGCCTTGTTCCGCCACATGACCGTGTTCGACAACGTCGCCTTCGGCCTGCGCATGAAACCAAAAAACCAGCGCCCGAATGAAAGCCAGATCGCGGCCAAGGTCCATGAGCTGCTGAACATGGTGCAACTCGATTGGTTGTCCGACCGCTACCCGGAACAACTCTCCGGTGGTCAGCGCCAACGTATCGCCCTGGCCCGCGCCCTGGCAGTAGAGCCGAAAGTGTTGCTGCTGGACGAGCCCTTCGGCGCCCTTGATGCCAAGGTGCGTAAAGAGCTGCGCCGCTGGCTGGCGCGCCTGCACGAAGACATCAACCTGACCTCGGTCTTCGTGACCCACGACCAGGAAGAGGCCATGGAAGTCGCCGACCGCATCGTGGTGATGAACAAGGGCGTGATCGAGCAGATCGGCTCACCGGGGGATGTTTACGAAAACCCGGCAAGCGATTTTGTTTATCACTTCCTGGGTGATTCGAACCGCCTGCATTTGGGCGAAGACAAGCACCTGCTGTTCCGACCCCACGAAGTGTCGTTGTCGCGGCATGAACTGGAAGATCACCATGCGGCCGAGGTACGCGATATTCGTCCGTTGGGTGCAACGACTCGCGTGACCTTGAAGGTGGAAGGGCAAAGCGAGTTGATCGAGGCCGAGGTGGTGAAAGACCACGACAGCCTCACCGGGCTGGCGCGTGGCGAGACCCTGTTCTTCAAACCCAAGGTCTGGCAAAAAGCTTAAGCTCAATACAGAACCCAATGTGGGAGGGGGCAAGTCGAATCGTCGCACCGCCCCTCCCACATTTAGACTTCACTTGGCTTGAGATCGCGGCGTCCCACCGGGCCTGAACGTTGTTCAATCTGCTTTTGCAGGTCCTGCCGCAACCCCAGCAAAAACGCCAACTCCGCCACCACAAACAACGGCCCCACGATCAGCCCCGACACATCGTCCACAAACGCGGGTTTCTTGCCTTCGTAGTAATGCCCGACAAACTGAATCACCCAGCCCACCACAAACATACCCACGCCACTGCTCAGCCATACCATCGTGCTCTGTGCCGCCAATACATGCCCAGCCCATACCGACAGACCCATCAACACCGTCATCAGCGCGCCCAGGGCCAGTTCCAGGCGCAGGTAGAACCACGCCGAGAACAACGCCAGGATCACCGCTGGCGAGACCCACAGGCCACCCACCGCCCATTCGGGGCGTGACAGCAGCACGGCCACGGCGACCACGATCAAGGGGATACCGACAAAGTGACTGACAATATTGCGCGGGTCGCGGTGGTAGGCGGCGTATTGACTGAGGTGGTCGACGAGGCTTTTCATTGTTGTTCCTCCTGTAGGATGTTTGATCATGCCCTGTCAGTCGGTGCCTAACTGTCAATTGGGCGACAATCTTCGGAGTTCCCATGGACACAGGCAAATGGCACGCGCAGTTGGTTCGCGGTCAGTGGTTCAGCCACTTGCCGCCAGACTTTCAGCGTAGCCTGCTGGGCGCAGCGCGGTTGCGCGTGCTGACAGCAGGGCAGTTTCTGTTCAAGCGCGGCGACCCGCCGTGTGGCCTGTATGCGGTGCTGGAAGGGGCGGTGCGCATCAGTGCTGTCAGCGCCCAAGGCAAGGAAGCGGTGTTGAGCCTGGTGGAAACCCCTCACTGGTTCGGCGAGATCTGCCTGTTCGACAACCTGCCACGCACCCACGATGCCCTCGCCACGGGAGCCTGCACGCTGTTGCAGATACCGCAGGCGGCGATACTCAAGATTCTTGAACAACAACCGGTGTTCTGGCGCGATATGGCGCTGTTGATGAGCCATAAACTGCGCCTGTCTTTGATCAACATTGAGCAGATAAGCCTGATGCCCGCCTCAAAGCGTCTGGCCCATCGGTTGCTGATGATCGCCCAGGGTTACGGCGAAATAGAGCAGGCGCGCCGCGTGTTGCAACTGCCTCAGGAGGATCTGGCGGCGATGCTGGGCCTGTCGCGCCAGACCATCAACAGTCTGCTCAAGGCGCTGGAGCAACAGGGCACCATTGGTTTGAGCTACGGCGCCATCGAGATACTGGACCTCGCCGGGCTGCGCCTGGCCGCGGGCCTATGAACCGCGATAGGTGGAGAAGCCGTAAGGGCTGAGCAACAGCGGGATGTGGTAGTGCTGGTCGACCTGCTTGACCTGGAAAATCACCGGCACCTCGGGGAAGAACGTCTCGCGGTTGGCCTTCTTGTAGTAATCGCCGGTCTTGAACACCACACGGTACTCGCCCGGCTTCATGCTCTGGTCGGCGGGGAACAGTTCGGCGATGCGTCCCTGTTGATTGGTCACGCCCTGGGACAGTGATTGCCACTGATCGCCCACATGCTGTTCCAGGGTGACGCTGACACCGGCCGATGGCAGGCCGTTTTCCAGGTTGAGCACGTGTACGCTCAGCGGGTTGCCGGCGGCCAGGGCCAGGTTGCACAGGCTACTCAGGCTGAGGGCGGCAAGGGTCATGTTTAGGGTTTTCATCGGGAAGTCCTTTTGGAAGGGGTCAAGTCAGGGGGTGATTTTCAAGCCCAGTTGCTCGGCAGCCTGTATGGCGCAGGCTTCGTCCTGCGCAGCGCCGCCGGCACCGGCGATGCCCAGCGCGCCGACCAGTTCAGCATCAGCGAACAGCGGCACGCCGCCGCCGAGCAACAGCAACTCGGGCAAGCTGTTAAGGTTGGCAGCCTCGGGGTTGGTGCGGGCTCGCTCGGCGAATAGCCGGGTTGGGGTTTTGCTCGACAGCGCCGTGTACGCCTTGCGCTGGCTGGCGAGGCTGTTGTGCGGGCCGACACCGTCAGCCCGCAGGCCCAGCAGCAGGTTGCCGCCGCGATCAAGTACCGTCAGCGCAGCCGTGCAATGGGCCAGGCTGGCGTCGGCCAGTTGGCGTGCGGTGCGCAAATCCAGCTCGGCGTGGCGCGGCAGTTGTGGCGTGGCCTGTGCAGTGGTGGTCACAGCGAGGCTCAAGAACAAAGCGGTGCGATACATGTTTGTGGCTCCAGGAGGCAGGTGCTCACGGTAGCCAGTGGACGCGGACAAAAGCCGCACAATTGGATGACAGGTTTGTAATCAAACCCAGAGGAAAGACATGCAGGTGTTGTTAGTGGAAGACCAGCCGCAACTGGCGCAGCTTATGGCCCAGGGTCTGAGCGAGGCCGGCTTCTCTGTGGAAGTTGCGGCCAACGGCATGGCGGCGCAGCGGTTTGTGGAAAGCTCTGTGTACGAGCTGGTGATTCTGGATGTGATGCTGCCGGGCTTGAACGCCTGGAAATTGCAGCAGGCGATTCGCCAACGCGGCAAAACGCCGATTTTGTTTTTGACCACGCCGGGCGGCATTGAGGACCGATTGCGGGGGTTGGAGCTGCACGAGGATGATTACCTGCTCAAGCCGTTTGACGCCAAGGTGTTGGTGGCACGGGTGAGGAAAGTATTGCGCCGGGATCGTGGGCGCTGATTGCCTGGCGACCGCTATCGGGAGCAAGCCCCCTCCCACATTTGACCGCGTTCACAGTTCAGTGTGGGAGGGGGCTTGCCCCCGATGAGGCCATCACAGCCACTGAAAAATCCTCCTACCGCAACCCCTCCCGAAATTGCCCGGGCGTCATCCCTGTCCAGCGTTTGAACGCCCGGTTGAAACTGCTGGTATCGGCAAACCCGAGCAAATGGCTGATCTCGGCCAACGAACACTGCGGATCCCTCAGGTGCAGCAACGCCAGGTTCTGCCTGCACTCATTGAGCAGCGCATCAAACCGACAGCCTTCATCCGCCAGGTGGCGCTGCAAGCTGCGCAAGCTCAGGTGCAAGGCCTGGGCAACGCGTTCGGCACTCGGCTCGCCATCGGGCAATTGCGCCTCGATGACGGCGCGCACCTTGCGCTCCCAGGTCAGTGGTTGCAGGTGGGCGAGGGTGCGCTTGAGCACGGTTTCATTGTGTTCGGCCAATTCCGGATTGGCGTCGTCGAGATGGCTGTCGAAGTCGTGAGCAGCGAACTCCAGGCGGTCTTCGT
This genomic stretch from Pseudomonas synxantha BG33R harbors:
- a CDS encoding DUF962 domain-containing protein, yielding MKSLVDHLSQYAAYHRDPRNIVSHFVGIPLIVVAVAVLLSRPEWAVGGLWVSPAVILALFSAWFYLRLELALGALMTVLMGLSVWAGHVLAAQSTMVWLSSGVGMFVVGWVIQFVGHYYEGKKPAFVDDVSGLIVGPLFVVAELAFLLGLRQDLQKQIEQRSGPVGRRDLKPSEV
- a CDS encoding sulfate/molybdate ABC transporter ATP-binding protein — protein: MSIEVRNVSKNFNAFKALDSINLDIQSGELVALLGPSGCGKTTLLRIIAGLETPDAGSIVFHGEDVSGHDVRDRNVGFVFQHYALFRHMTVFDNVAFGLRMKPKNQRPNESQIAAKVHELLNMVQLDWLSDRYPEQLSGGQRQRIALARALAVEPKVLLLDEPFGALDAKVRKELRRWLARLHEDINLTSVFVTHDQEEAMEVADRIVVMNKGVIEQIGSPGDVYENPASDFVYHFLGDSNRLHLGEDKHLLFRPHEVSLSRHELEDHHAAEVRDIRPLGATTRVTLKVEGQSELIEAEVVKDHDSLTGLARGETLFFKPKVWQKA
- a CDS encoding response regulator transcription factor, with amino-acid sequence MQVLLVEDQPQLAQLMAQGLSEAGFSVEVAANGMAAQRFVESSVYELVILDVMLPGLNAWKLQQAIRQRGKTPILFLTTPGGIEDRLRGLELHEDDYLLKPFDAKVLVARVRKVLRRDRGR
- a CDS encoding GlcG/HbpS family heme-binding protein yields the protein MYRTALFLSLAVTTTAQATPQLPRHAELDLRTARQLADASLAHCTAALTVLDRGGNLLLGLRADGVGPHNSLASQRKAYTALSSKTPTRLFAERARTNPEAANLNSLPELLLLGGGVPLFADAELVGALGIAGAGGAAQDEACAIQAAEQLGLKITP
- a CDS encoding Crp/Fnr family transcriptional regulator gives rise to the protein MDTGKWHAQLVRGQWFSHLPPDFQRSLLGAARLRVLTAGQFLFKRGDPPCGLYAVLEGAVRISAVSAQGKEAVLSLVETPHWFGEICLFDNLPRTHDALATGACTLLQIPQAAILKILEQQPVFWRDMALLMSHKLRLSLINIEQISLMPASKRLAHRLLMIAQGYGEIEQARRVLQLPQEDLAAMLGLSRQTINSLLKALEQQGTIGLSYGAIEILDLAGLRLAAGL
- the uraH gene encoding hydroxyisourate hydrolase, which produces MKTLNMTLAALSLSSLCNLALAAGNPLSVHVLNLENGLPSAGVSVTLEQHVGDQWQSLSQGVTNQQGRIAELFPADQSMKPGEYRVVFKTGDYYKKANRETFFPEVPVIFQVKQVDQHYHIPLLLSPYGFSTYRGS